A single window of Pseudophryne corroboree isolate aPseCor3 chromosome 5, aPseCor3.hap2, whole genome shotgun sequence DNA harbors:
- the LOC134929444 gene encoding kinesin-like protein KIF19, which translates to MNTEQKNAIDHQVTVALRIRPINLMETKNRAQWITHQLGPQTLLLKDPGEDPYDVLRSSRTRETTFTFNHVFDQAATQENVNDSTMKNIVDDILAGYNAAIFAYGPTGTGKTYTMMGKPREPGMIYRTLKDLYKTIEETGRRDNFSLSLSYAEIYNETIRDLLRPSSGSLALREDPYGNTKILGITAFSPSTPEEAMNLLKMGNKRRSETTTAANKTSSRSHAILQITVKQTGSDGVSTGRLYMVDLAGSERASQTTNSGKTMKEGGYINRSLLALRKCIMALREKPGSHINYRDSKLTWLLKGALSGKSRMVMIAHVSPADSAFEESRSTMTYGSKAKFIQTRVERNSVPHGTAERGRGGAVLQKDMQFIMRRTMAPLINLPRMVPLAKNLQSAHEISATARASANSYTFLELARRWL; encoded by the coding sequence ATGAATACTGAACAGAAGAACGCTATAGACCATCAGGTGACTGTGGCTCTGCGCATCCGTCCAATTAATTTGATGGAGACTAAGAATCGAGCCCAGTGGATCACACACCAACTTGGTCCGCAGACGCTGCTACTGAAGGACCCTGGCGAGGATCCTTATGACGTACTGCGCTCGAGCAGGACAAGAGAAACAACATTCACCTTTAACCACGTGTTCGATCAGGCAGCTACTCAGGAAAATGTAAATGATTCCACGATGAAGAACATAGTGGATGACATCCTAGCTGGGTACAATGCTGCCATATTCGCCTACGGCCCAACAGGCACAGGGAAGACCTATACTATGATGGGTAAGCCTCGCGAGCCCGGAATGATTTATCGCACCCTGAAGGACCTGTATAAGACTATTGAGGAGACCGGAAGGAGAGATAATTTCTCTTTATCATTGTCATATGCTGAGATCTACAATGAAACAATCCGGGACCTATTAAGACCTTCTTCTGGATCTTTGGCCCTCAGAGAGGATCCATATGGTAACACCAAAATACTAGGGATTACTGCGTTCTCCCCTAGCACTCCTGAGGAGGCCATGAATCTGCTGAAGATGGGAAACAAAAGGCGCTCTGAAACAACAACAGCAGCTAATAAGACCTCATCACGCTCCCATGCCATATTACAAATCACAGTAAAACAAACAGGCAGTGATGGGGTTAGCACAGGCCGCCTGTACATGGTGGACCTGGCAGGATCAGAGCGGGCAAGCCAGACTACCAACAGTGGCAAGACCATGAAAGAAGGAGGTTACATCAACCGCTCCCTCCTCGCCCTCAGGAAGTGCATCATGGCACTGCGCGAGAAACCAGGCAGCCATATAAACTATCGGGACAGTAAACTGACCTGGCTGCTAAAGGGCGCACTGAGCGGGAAAAGCAGAATGGTCATGATTGCACACGTCAGCCCTGCAGATAGTGCCTTTGAAGAGTCACGCAGCACAATGACCTATGGGAGCAAGGCCAAATTCATCCAGACACGGGTGGAGAGAAACAGTGTCCCCCATGGTACTGCTGAGAGGGGCAGGGGGGGCGCAGTGCTGCAGAAAGACATGCAGTTTATTATGAGACGCACTATGGCACCGCTGATTAATTTGCCCCGCATGGTCCCTTTGGCAAAGAATTTACAGTCTGCACATGAAATCAGTGCTACAGCTCGTGCCAGTGCAAATTCTTACACATTTCTAGAATTAGCACGTAGATGGCTGTAG